Below is a genomic region from Argiope bruennichi chromosome 3, qqArgBrue1.1, whole genome shotgun sequence.
aaaatagcttcaatatagaaatatttcaagagtggcaataatatttacttaacCTCTAACATTGTTGAaccaaaagaaatataatttttacccATTTGTAAAAGAGAAAGgacatttttttctctgttaaaaCTAAAGATCACAACATATTAATGTACAAGATCtaggatttaaaaagaaagaaaccccaaatgatgattaaataatatttatttcattgacgaagacatattataaaaatcttgaaCCTTTTCATTCTTTCACTACAGATTAGTTTCAAtggagagaaaaattaaaaaaacaccagtaaattgtttaacaaattttgataggAAGAAAAAGAATCCACAgattgaaattaactttttacaaTTCATTACAAAGAATTTGATGGAACTTTAAATGTTATTGAAGACtgtagaaataattattcatttacaaaatatccCCTCACCACAGActtctaaaaaaagataatgaatcTACACATAATCAAAATGAGAGGGAAAAGTTTGTATTTGTATTCTTCTtcatgagaattttaaaataaatcagcaCGATGAGGAAAGagattctgattttaatttatgaaaataaagaaacaaaataacaaaaaagctaGAAGCCTTGATTCGTACATCATTATCACTGATATACACAAGCTttcttaattacataaattaacaaattcattgatttttctaatCAGTTGTTAACTTttcaatttgaatgaaaatttaacaactcataagttatgaaataattttgactaTACTATTTTACAAAAGCATATTCAAAAACTGACTactaaaatgttttgtttatcttttaaaaaagcactttgtgcataactttttttataaataatggcaGTGTTataacaaaaagcaataaaataaaatattttattgtaaaagggAAGACATTTCAATTGGCAATTTTAAtctctttctatttcttttttcctttacgTACATTCTTAGGTTTTGAAGCAGCCGGAGCTTTTTTATCAATCAACCCAGAACCACCAGCTTTGGCACGCAATTCTGtttcaacatttgttttaatAGTTCTTTCCAGAGCCTATAATGAAATAACAGATTCATTAATTAGAAAAGTACTCACAAAATAAAACACTGTCATATAAtctcatcagaaaaaaaaaaaaaaaaaaaatagaaaccttttgcaatttctttttttctacaaCACTTTTCTTTGGTGTCTTCTTAGTGATAGAACTGCCTAAAATtgtataaagtatattaaaattcattatccttaataacaataaaattaagtacatgattattttttaaatgaaatagtatcTGAGAAGTaatatttgtatgtttattttcACACACttgttttgaaatcttttgaagtataaatattcTTCTGAGCAGTAATCaaattctctaaactaaaatgtaaatatcttatttcattgcGGCTAGGACTGCAATTTTCGAAATGAAACTTAATTGTGTATAGTTCAGCAAcagattgtaaaaccctccgcgtttttgcgtatgcgttaggatgggtttaattcttcaaaataggggtgaaaggaaagatgaaaggaggagatatttacatttattagtaTCTAATAGGCAAAATTCAAAgccaaagggaataccggaaatgaaCCCATCGTTCCCCGCCTCActccttaatgagatggagtcttcgaaatgtggtcgtctccgaatccgttgacgaactgtAACAGAGGATAGTTCATCTGTTATGTATGTTCatctataacattttatatagtcccaagacatcattttgtggtattgtaatttcactttcttattcctcatttaaactatacatttatttaatagaatctaATATCCtaagttttcaataataaaagaaaatcatgtaACTGAATATTTGTCCCACAGTGAAAAATTTGTCTGGTAATTAAactagtatcattaaaaagattttttttaaattttaaaatggtgcagaaattaattttctgcaaTATTCTTAGGCATTATTGTAGAgaagaatgaaaatattgctaaattccaatggaataaaatttctaaaaaattgctcTAGGATGTACATTTTTATCCTTCAAAGGCTTGAAATAAATGATGATGATCATGCacctttttctcttttcttttcgcATTATACCCAGTTTAGAGATATTTATCTGAGCCTTGGGTAAAGTTACCTGTATATTTGTAAAggtttctatttttcaaattaaattaaacagacttatagtttttcattaattataaaagaatgtatAACAGTGTACTCCATATTATGATGGCATTCATATATGGCAAATAATGTGCAGACTCGGAGAAATGCAAAaacttttacttataataaaaatgaaaatgtttgtgaCTGCGTGTGCTGCCAGTCTACAAATACAGTGTTTCCACTCAAATCTAGAAAACAAATTCTCTGTACATATATTCAAGATACAAGGAAATGCACAAATAGCACTCCTGTGCCAGTTATAATGGAATATGGTTTTACGGAGTGGAAAAAGCAAGAAAAGGAAGCagcaatttaacattatttgaaatagcatattaaaaggaaatttatatttacatacagggaaaaaaaatctttattatccaGAATTAAgcacaaaaaaatttatgtattaaggGGGAATACATTCTCTAATACTCTTTTactgtaagtaaaataaaattaaggtctcagataaaataaaacatttttgttatcatgatacaaaacatttaatgattacttaaaaacacacacacataaagaAGTAAGATAACATTTTTTCCAATTCAAGTATCAATTTCTGTATGgcctaacatacattttttagctatttcccCTTTCAgtgaatatatgtgaaaatatttctgatatatcattGAATACATTAAAGGATGAACGtgaaacaagttttaatgcccataaaaattcaactttaaatgattgttcttgaattaagaagtttgaaattgatttattttcagacattaaatttgaagtttttagaCTTAACATATCATCTTTTCCTTTATTCCTATTAGAtacaaaatctaatattaatcATGACTTTTTCGAAttggtacataattttatatgttttccttttttgGCATGACTAATAAGTTCCTGTTTTCTCATATTATATAGATTACTTCCcatattatcttcttacaaagcaaGCAGTATGCAATAAATCAATTTTGTGGTATTTCTGGAACctattcagcaaaatcaggattgatttttGTATCCAtccaattcatattaaatacaaattcagagcagctcattttttaaaaaagttctgtaatctattttgaataaactctttaatttatttattaaaagacttGCCCCCTTTAAAAAGAGGAAAACATTCTTCTCAAGGACTTTTTagtgttacaattttttttaaagactttctaacaaaatttttaaaacctgtaACTTAAGGAGTGTCCGTAAACTTTGAATACCTTACACACAACAGATGCTATTtaagcttacaaaaaaaaaaaaaaaaaaagctcattttataaagttatgaaaccgtaaatttgtaataaagtatACTTTAAACTGGAACAATGATCCAAGCTTTTAAGTTAACAATTATCATTTTTGTTAAGTATACATAAGATAAATcgtattactaaaaaaaataaaactgatagaaaatttaacatcccttttcattttattaaaggcAATTATTCTCgctaaaaattaaacatttttttgtagcTGGAATGTATCAAATGACCTCAGGTatcaaaattctcattttaacatgattttgaatattttcttaatccATGAAAAACATATTccaaattacagaaatttaaagattaaaaattgaaacttgcAAAAATGGCCATATATTGCAAGCTTTATTTGCTAAAAACAATGGGGGGGAGATTTAATTATTCCAAAGCCAgtttgcaataaattatatatatatatatatttcatccaaatattaagtaattgtaataaaaaagagcatgttaaaattattgaaaacaccAATAATTAGAgctttaatttgtataattaaaatccaaataattaaaaaaaacttatacacCCACTAATCTAGTACAACTGTTGGAACATTCATTTGGTGATGAGCCATTCTTTCCTGTTAAAACTTGAAATCTTCGTCCTTTCAAAGCATGCTTTATGTACTTAAGGTAGTTCTAAAATATCTTTGCTGACCTGTTCGGTCTATAcacagagaaaaatatattattgtattattcagTGATGTCTCTATAATTCTGTATATTCCGGATCTTCTCTATAATCTGACAGGTGTCCGGTCCCACATATGTCAGATTAAAGTGGATCTACTGAAAATGCACATTTAGACCAAAATACTACATTCAGCAATTTCTAGGGAAGAGGCCgaataatgtaatgtaaaatttacaACATGGATAATGAAAACTTCCaaacaaaaactaatttattcattatatatgtgaaatttttgcccgatatgcatttttaaaattagaatatataatcaatactgttatcaataatttattacgtGATAAGTAGTAATATAATACATTATATGCACTACAGactaaattaaactttattttgaccTAAATATGTTTGTGCAAACAAACATCATAGCAATCAGAAAaccgttagaaaaaaaaaaaaaaaaagagagaattatACATTTAACAACCTCACCTCTTTTGGAAGGTTTAGTAATTTTCGGTTTTTTTGGATTATCTTTCCCTCCTTTCATATGTGAACCTTGGGGCATTTTGatagtttttgttttacaaaatcaattaaaataaataagcagacactatttcaaaaatcaatcaaataaaagtCAAATCTTTATACAACTCTATGTTTAGTTGTTTCGATTCTTCTTCCCTTCGTAAATGGCAAATACCTATATTTGGAAAATGTGCTGAAGATCCTCGTACAATTTAATTAgaactaaataacttttaatttagtgTTGGGTgccattctttttctttctatgttatataattttatgtataatcgctgtataatattataatttaaattaaaaaggtcATATTGATGAAGTAGAGACAAAAATCAAGTTATGCATATCTTTCACGGAGATCTAATTTTTTGGACTCGTTCATGTATTCTGGTGTGGAATGTGTTATCGTATAAGTTGGCAATGCAAGAGAGTTTTTTATACTGcaatatctgtttgtttttttatgagGAAGTTAGTATTAAGCAAttgatcaataaataattattgttaaaatagttttgaagagTGGAAGGTGTGTTAAAAATTCTGCCGACTTAAAGCAttgtaataagtaatttaaacatCCACCTGGAAGCAAAATGGCTTTAGATTTTCGGAATTGTTGTTTGAAGAACTTCAATGAATTGCTTATCTATAATCTTCGACAGAGAAATTGTAATATAAACATGGTGAAGAAACTACTTGCTCATAAAGTCGATGTGAATTACAAAGATTGTTTCTTGAATACTTCGCTGCATTATGTTGTCCAAAACTGTTCGGATAAATTAGATTTGATTCGCGAAATCCTAAATATGGAAGGTAATCCTAATGCTATAAATGCTGAAGGAAATTCCCCACTTCATTTAGCAGTGTTGAAAAGTAATGTGCATGTCAttcttgaattaataaaatttggtggcGATGTTCGCTTGACTAATAAAAGAGGGAACACACCTCTCCATGTCGCTGCAATGCGTGGTAAGCCTTGTATTATTGAAACTCTTTTGAAATCAGATACAAGTTTAATTAATTGTGGcaatatcagaaaaaatacaCCATTGCATATTGCTGTGATTCATGGAAAACCATATGCTGCTGAAATGCTTATTCGTCATGAAGCAGATATTAATTGCAGCAACATAGAGGGAAATACACCTTTGCATATGGCTATAATCCATGACAAAGAAGATATGGTAAAAACTCTTATTAAATCTAGAGCTGATTTAGATTATTCTAACAAAGAAGGCAACACACCTTTGCATCTAGGAGTAATCCATGGGAAGTTGAATATAATTCAGAGTCTTCTTAGTTGTGGAGCCAATGTTGGATGTATGAATGCAAAAGGTAATACACCTTTGCACTTGGCTGCTAcccataataaatttgatataattgaggttttaattaaatttaaagctgaTGTTGGTTGTTCTAACAAAGATCATCTAACTCCTATGCATATGGCTACAATTAATggtaattgtaaaattattcgGAAATTGAATGATAATGGAGCTCCTGTTTATTGCACTGATGCAGAAGGGAATACCCCTTTACATTTATCAGTAATTCATAATCGACCAAATGTAATTGAAACTCTTATTGTGAATGGAGCAgaacatatttgtaataaaaatgggTACACACCTGTACATTTAGCtgtaattgataataaattgaaCATAGTAAAAATGTTACTCGACTTTGGAGCAGATATTGATTGTAGAGATGCAGAACTAAATACTCCTTTACACTTGGCTTCAATTTACGATAAACCAGATATTGTTGTTAAGCTCATTGAATCTGGAGCTAAAACAGATTTAGTAAACCAAGATTCACATACACCAGTTCAAGTGGCTGCACTTCATGGAAATGTAAatctaattaatgttttatttcaaaatggagTGCGTGTGAAATTAAGAAATCAAGGTAGAAGATATATAAGCTCTTTTGCTCAATCATTGATTCAGCACTCTAATGCTGCTACACAAGCTGCAACAAGTAATCATTCTGAGTCTGGAACAGCTGGTGGTGGTACAGGAGCTTCTCAGTCTGCCACTCAGAATAATTCTGCTATAAATAGTGGTTCTCAGTCCTCGTCATCTTCGACATATACTCAATTCCTTTCAGTTTCAAGTCCTATTCATTCTGTTGCACCTGCTGGTCATCCAGTCACAACTTTCACAATATCGGCAGGTAGTGCTGGGCCTTCTACAGGACCTCCTCCTTCTGCACAGGAAGCTAGCTCTTTAATCCAGGAAATGCAACAAATTCTCCATATTCCACCTCCTGGAATGCCAGAGAACTTTCTGCCTGTTTCGGGAACTTTGTCTCAGTCTGCGAATGCTACTTCTACACCACAAGTTGGAAATACTTCATCAGTGTCATCTCAGACCATTGAAAGTGTTGTTTCTAGCACTCAAGGATCTAATCAGTCCTCGGATCACTCTGAGAATATTGAGGTAAATCCTGTTCAGGATAATCTACTTCCAGTGGTTGCACAAACCATTTCTGAAATTGCAAACTCGATGAGCTCATTGGGAGGGCTTATTCCATCATCTCCACCACCACAGGAAAGTTTTGTCAGTAGCACAGGAGTTTCATCTGCTAATGCTTTTGCAGACCTTATCTTTGAAACTGAACAGGCATATGTATTGGGACCAATAACTATAGCACAACCACCATCTTTAGCTGCTGTTCAAGCTTGGACTTTAGCAAATGTTGGTGGGAATCATGGTGCTGTTGGATCATCTCAGTCTGGAGCTAGTACTAATTTTCCACAACAAGTACAAAATACATATGCTGCTTTCCTGGATGAACTTGACAGTGAAGGTGATCCAATGAGTTGGAGTTGGTCTCCTTTCCTGAGAAGTTCTAGAGTGGAAGAAACTGCAATTATTGATAATCTTGTCAAGTTTTATGGTATTAATGGTCGAAATCGATCTGGAAATGAGTATTTGCAACGTGCTCTGATTAATGATAATCCGAATGAAATAGCATCTCTTCTTCGATATGGTACAGGGAATGTCTGCAAAGCTAATAGAAGAGAGAATTCATTTCTCCATTTAGCTGCAGTATATGGTAAGCCAAAATTAGTCAAAGCTCTCATTCAGTCTGGTGTTGCAGtggattctaaaaataatgagATGAATACTCCTCTACATTTTGCTGCATTTTGTGGTGAAGCAGAAGTTATTAATATACTTGTTCAGTCTGGAGCAAACATGGACCTTATGAATCGTAGAGGTGCTACTCCTTTGAAATATGCTTTTGGCTATTGCAGAGAAAGTGTATTAAAAAACTTAGGAAAATTTGGTGCTAACCGCTTTCTTTTATCTGCAAAGACTTTAGTTAAATATGATGTTTTAAAGAAAGGCTTGTACCTCACACGCCATAAAGTTTTGAAGGCcaattgtgtttttgagttgcTCAACTTTGTTGAAGAATGTTGTGATGAAGCCCTCTGCATGAAACAAAAGattttgggaaaaaatttttctttctatcaaTTTGTTAATCAGGCATTAAGCAATTCTGAGTCTTTAAGTCAAAGCCCATATGTTGAAAATGCTGTtgagtatttaattgaaatttccagCAAAACTGAGTATACTATCTATTATGATATCTTGGTTTATTTAATAGCTACAAGGCTTGAAAAAAGCTTCTGGAAAAAAAAGTTGTTAGATTTAGTTGATAATGCagttaaagaaggaaaaatttgtCTGAATCGCAAGCTGTTTTCTTCCATTTGTAATTATGTTTGCAATGttgatatatttaatcttttgttaGCATTTACAGATAATGAATGTAAACATTATGACTAAGACTTGGTCTTTTGTGctgcttttattcaattttaatcattaaaattttgatatgcttaatatgaaatttagtatagaaTGAGTAAGAAGAACTATTGCAGTAAAATTACGATCTTTCtgtatgtaaaattttcaaatttaaaatgactttaaattataaatttttttcttttcagaatctCCAGTATATtagtataattaatttgaaatataaaaaagtgcattctaaatcaaatatttgttcttttaaaatgttatctactGTTAAGAATATGGCCTT
It encodes:
- the LOC129963211 gene encoding ankyrin-2-like, with the translated sequence MALDFRNCCLKNFNELLIYNLRQRNCNINMVKKLLAHKVDVNYKDCFLNTSLHYVVQNCSDKLDLIREILNMEGNPNAINAEGNSPLHLAVLKSNVHVILELIKFGGDVRLTNKRGNTPLHVAAMRGKPCIIETLLKSDTSLINCGNIRKNTPLHIAVIHGKPYAAEMLIRHEADINCSNIEGNTPLHMAIIHDKEDMVKTLIKSRADLDYSNKEGNTPLHLGVIHGKLNIIQSLLSCGANVGCMNAKGNTPLHLAATHNKFDIIEVLIKFKADVGCSNKDHLTPMHMATINGNCKIIRKLNDNGAPVYCTDAEGNTPLHLSVIHNRPNVIETLIVNGAEHICNKNGYTPVHLAVIDNKLNIVKMLLDFGADIDCRDAELNTPLHLASIYDKPDIVVKLIESGAKTDLVNQDSHTPVQVAALHGNVNLINVLFQNGVRVKLRNQGRRYISSFAQSLIQHSNAATQAATSNHSESGTAGGGTGASQSATQNNSAINSGSQSSSSSTYTQFLSVSSPIHSVAPAGHPVTTFTISAGSAGPSTGPPPSAQEASSLIQEMQQILHIPPPGMPENFLPVSGTLSQSANATSTPQVGNTSSVSSQTIESVVSSTQGSNQSSDHSENIEVNPVQDNLLPVVAQTISEIANSMSSLGGLIPSSPPPQESFVSSTGVSSANAFADLIFETEQAYVLGPITIAQPPSLAAVQAWTLANVGGNHGAVGSSQSGASTNFPQQVQNTYAAFLDELDSEGDPMSWSWSPFLRSSRVEETAIIDNLVKFYGINGRNRSGNEYLQRALINDNPNEIASLLRYGTGNVCKANRRENSFLHLAAVYGKPKLVKALIQSGVAVDSKNNEMNTPLHFAAFCGEAEVINILVQSGANMDLMNRRGATPLKYAFGYCRESVLKNLGKFGANRFLLSAKTLVKYDVLKKGLYLTRHKVLKANCVFELLNFVEECCDEALCMKQKILGKNFSFYQFVNQALSNSESLSQSPYVENAVEYLIEISSKTEYTIYYDILVYLIATRLEKSFWKKKLLDLVDNAVKEGKICLNRKLFSSICNYVCNVDIFNLLLAFTDNECKHYD